One genomic region from Ptychodera flava strain L36383 chromosome 5, AS_Pfla_20210202, whole genome shotgun sequence encodes:
- the LOC139133758 gene encoding uncharacterized protein — MTRHRGLRSSSSQHEKVHSDGNIIINELLCFAVNKMDILPFEVIVKLCVDAFDDRDIEAAKRLLYDMCGDCSSHRFKRRQGLNKSQSNVQDILTLLHEIEPENIPCFVAKDVSKLPPVNFDHIDVSTLLSQMNQVKLDIDSLKQGIDSMSRLYLTTSNDIRELKAKMCGLSPEKCTTAESGRPKSDLSVDDSDMSIQSKLPIVDAPDGDQPPGDSMSSVVCECGVNEHENPALQQQLISATESSQDQTDSAMEMPEDGDNDGFTTVTYSHRRRRHQSYADVVVSGQTINSESSCKIASAPSLSTRRNLIEPAQPTTQVTSRRKYMLGKRKHSGLIPATPQKKRVFVSRLRPDTNAENLIRYIKDTMHVDVADCERLPTKYNSYASFASLLTQILLCH, encoded by the coding sequence ATGACCAGGCATCGGGGTTTGAGAAGTTCCAGCTCACAGCATGAGAAGGTTCATTCTGACGGTAATATAATAATTAACGAACTACTGTGCTTCGCAGTGAACAAAATGGACATACTGCCGTTTGAAGTCATCGTAAAGTTGTGTGTAGACGCATTTGATGATCGTGACATTGAAGCCGCCAAACGGTTACTATATGACATGTGTGGAGATTGTAGTTCGCATCGATTTAAACGTCGACAGGGTCTGAATAAATCCCAGTCGAACGTACAAGACATATTGACTCTCTTACATGAGATTGAGCCAGAAAATATCCCTTGTTTTGTTGCAAAGGACGTGTCAAAATTACCTCCTGTTAACTTTGATCACATTGACGTGTCTACACTGTTGTCACAGATGAATCAAGTGAAGCTAGACATTGACAGTCTCAAACAGGGCATTGACAGTATGTCAAGACTTTATTTGACTACATCTAACGATATACGCGAACTTAAAGCTAAAATGTGTGGTTTAAGTCCAGAAAAGTGTACGACGGCAGAATCAGGCAGACCAAAATCTGATCTCTCCGTGGATGATTCCGACATGTCTATTCAGAGTAAATTGCCCATTGTTGATGCTCCTGACGGCGATCAACCACCTGGTGATAGCATGTCTTCGGTTGTATGCGAATGTGGTGTTAATGAGCACGAAAACCCTGCATTGCAACAACAATTGATATCGGCAACTGAAAGCAGCCAGGATCAGACGGACTCTGCTATGGAAATGCCTGAAGATGGTGATAATGATGGTTTTACAACCGTGACATATTCGCATCGAAGGCGCAGACACCAAAGTTATGCAGATGTTGTTGTCAGCGGTCAGACTATCAACTCAGAGTCGTCGTGCAAAATTGCCAGTGCACCTTCTTTATCAACAAGGAGAAACTTAATCGAGCCAGCACAACCAACGACCCAGGTAACAAGCCGTCGCAAGTATATGCTTGGAAAGAGAAAACACAGTGGTCTTATACCAGCTACACCACAAAAGAAACGTGTATTCGTGAGTAGACTGAGACCGGACACTAATGCTGAAAATCTCATCAGATATATTAAAGATACCATGCATGTCGATGTTGCTGATTGTGAGAGACTTCCGACAAAATACAACTCATACGCTTCTTTTGCGTCTCTGTTGACTCAGATACTTTTGTGTCATTGA